From the genome of Labedella gwakjiensis:
CGCCGGTCTCGCCGCGAACGCGAGCGTGCTCGTCGAGGCCGACGAGTTCGGCCAGCAGGTGTCGTGGAGCGTCGTCGTCCGCGGCCTCGCCCGCCGCATCGAGGACCGGGAGGAGCTCGAGGCGATCGAACCGATCCTGCGCGATCCGTTCGCCGGAGGACGCAAGGATGTCGTGGTGCGCGTCACGCCGACGAGCGTGACGGGTAGACTCGTCGAGCGGGCACCCCTCGAGACAGACGTCGTGCTCGACGCGCCGGACTGACCGACCGCTCGCCGGCGACGC
Proteins encoded in this window:
- a CDS encoding pyridoxamine 5'-phosphate oxidase family protein; the encoded protein is MSTDDLAEVESLRLLGSAPVARLVVSVADVIDIYPVTATVFGGDVLFRTAPGSKLAGLAANASVLVEADEFGQQVSWSVVVRGLARRIEDREELEAIEPILRDPFAGGRKDVVVRVTPTSVTGRLVERAPLETDVVLDAPD